One Schistocerca piceifrons isolate TAMUIC-IGC-003096 chromosome 11, iqSchPice1.1, whole genome shotgun sequence genomic window carries:
- the LOC124719844 gene encoding secreted RxLR effector protein 161-like — MNQFKMRDLGELSWCLGMRIKCNRKHGTISIDQSKYAANLLQKCETKLTDEENLVLHRIPYQQAIVSLLYLDQSTRLDIAYAVGVLSRFNSNYRKIHWEAVKQIMRYIKGTVNVGIAFRKSGTTETEGFCDADYASDLHQRLSTTGYIFKLAGPAVSWTSKRQQTVALSTTEAEYMALSAAAQELVYLQGLLRELCVSHSEKPGKFSVNLVHELTSRELVGVLETINFTL, encoded by the exons ATGAATCAGTTTAAGATGAGAGATCTTGGTGAACTTAGTTGGTGTCTTGGCATGAGAATAAAATGTAACAGGAAACACGGGACGATTAGTATTGATCAAAGCAAATACGCAGCAAATTTG CTGCAAAAATGTGAAACTAAATTGACAGATGAGGAAAACCTTGTGTTACATCGCATTCCTTATCAGCAAGCCATAGTATCACTACTGTATTTAGATCAAAGCACAAGACTGGACATTGCGTACGCTGTGGGGGTTCTAAGTAGATTCAATTCTAATTAtcggaaaatccactgggaagcggTCAAACAAATTATGCGATACATTAAAGGCACAGTCAATGTAGGAATAGCTTTCCGAAAAAGTGGAACAACTGAAACTGAAGGTTTCTGTGATGCTGATTATGCATCAGACCTCCATCAGCGGCTATCAACGACTGGCTATATCTTCAAGTTAGCTGGGCCAGCAGTTTCCTGGACTTCAAAACGACAACAAACTGTCGCTCTATCAACTACAGAAGCTGAGTATATGGCTCTATCAGCAGCAGCGCAAGAATTGGTATACCTCCAAGGATTGCTTCGTGAATTGTGTGTTTCACATAGTGAAAAACCAG GAAAATTCAGTGTGAACCT AGTTCATGAATTGACATCTCGAGAACTTGTGGGGGTGTTGGAAACAATCAattttactctttga